Genomic window (Candidatus Binatia bacterium):
CGATATACCGAAGGATAGGGTGCCGAAGGAAAACATCCCGGTCGAGGGGAAAAAATATATGATGATGAGTTCCCCGGAGTACGAAGACGTGACCGGTCTCAAAAAAGTCCTCGACGAAGTTTTAACGCCAGGCCGGGGCAAGCCGTAGGCGTCAAGAAAGGAGCAGGAGAAATGGCGGCTCAGGAAAAACAAAAACTGTGGTCGATTACTCCTTTTGAAAAGTGGGTGGAAGAAGAGGGCCTGCCGATTATCGGCGGACAGTACGTTTACGACGTCGCTGAGGTGAAACTTGCTCCATGGGAACGCACGGGATGTTATGGCGCGCTGCTGGATCTCGAATCCGATCCGATTCCGGGCGCCCTGGTCAGCGGGACGGGCTTGACCGCCTATCTATGCGACATACCGCCGCGCGGAAAATTCAAGGCCGAAAAGCATCTCTACGAAGAGGTGATTTACATCGTCAAAGGGGTGGGAGGCGCGACGATCTGGAATGAAGGGAGCAGGAAACATACCTTCGAGTGGCAGGAGGGAAGCCTTTTTGCGACTCCTTTGAACGCCTGGCACGAACTGTACAATGGCCAGGGGAGCGAGACGGCCCGATTGCTGGTCGTGACCAACGCTCCGGCCGTCATCAATCTCTATCGGAGCAGGGATTTTGTTTACCGCAACGCGCACGTGTTTTCCGATCGTTTTACCGGCGCGGAGCCCGACTACTTCAATCCCAAAGGCAAGAAGCTCGAAGCCAGATTTCTGGAAACCAACTTCGTCGCCAACGTGAAGACTCTCGATCTCGACGCGTGGTCCGACCGGGGTCCGGGAAAAAACATGATGTTCATGATCGCCGACGGCGCCTTGATGGCGCATGTGTCGGAGTTTCCCGTCGGCACTTACAAGAAGGCCCATAGCCACCACATGCAGTCGGGCAGGGGAGGCTTCGCCGGAAAGGCGCACATTTTAGTCTTGAGCGGCGAAGGGTACGATCTCCAGTGGCCGCCGGCGGACAACCAACACAGAGAAAAGATAAACTGGAAAGAAGGGACGCTCTTTACCGCGGGTCGCGGCTATCATCAGCATTTCAACACGTCAAACCGTCAGGCGCGATATCTCGCCTTTCGCACCGGCAACCCCAGGTACTCCGGCGCCACCGGCACGCGGTACAAGATGACCGGCGGTGAGCAGATCGAGTTTGCTCAGGAGGACCCTGAGATCAGGGGCATGTTCATCGAGGAGCTTAAGAAGCAGGGCATCCCTTGCGCGATGCCAGCGACTTAAATTAAGGCCCGGATGCGCTCCGACGACTCCGATTCTACGCAAGTTCTTTTCCGCTATCCGTCCTCCTGGCTCATCGCCGCGACATTGGCTCTTCTCATCGGGCAAGCAATCGCCGCAAGCCCGCTAATTTTTCCGCCGGTCTACTTGTCGCTGCTTCTGATCCCGCTGCCTTTTATTTTTTGGCGCGTCGGTTTTGGCTGGGCGGTTCTCTGCCTGCTGTCCGCCGTGGCTTTATCAGCCGGCTATTGGCGCCACCTTCAACTTCTCGAGCCGAAATTTCCACCCGACCACTTGCGCTCGGTGATACAGGAAGATTCCCGGCTCTACCTCGAAGGGGTGCTTCACCAAGAACCGGAAAAGCTGCCGCAGCGGAGCCGTTGGCTCGTCCGCGTTCTGCGAGTCTGGCATCCGACCGGGTCGCAGGAAATATCGGGCGACATTTTGCTCACCGTGCGCACCGGCAGCCGCGATTGGCACTACGGCGACCGCATTCGATTTTGGGTCGAGCCGCGGATTCCGCGCGACAACGGCAACCCCGGAGGCTTCGATTACGCCGCGTTTCTGGCGCGGCGGGGAATCTACGCGACCGGGTTTCTCGTCAGCGATCGAAGCGTGGAACTCCTGTCCAGGGCGCCGCCGGGCGCTTGGAGCGCGCTCGAATCTCTACGGCGGGAGATTCGCCGCTTTATCGATCAGAGCTTCCCGTCGCCGGACGACGCGGCCTTGATGAAAGCGCTCGTCGTCGGCGACATGGGCGGCATCTCGCGCGAGACGCGCGCGGATTTTACGGTGGCGGGAGTGAATCACGTTCTCTCCATCTCCGGCCTCCACGTCGGCATGCTCGGCGTGGTCGTCTTTCTCCTCGTCCGATTTCTCGGCTCATTCAGCGCAATACTGCTGCTGCGCTTTAATTTGCTCAAGCTCGCGACATTTTGTTCCTTCCTCGCCGTGCTTTTTTATACTGCGCTCGCCGGCGCGGCGGTGCCGACGGTGCGCTCGGCGATCATGATCGGGGTTTACGAGCTTGCGGTTCTTCTCGACCGCGAGGAAGAGGTTTTCGCCAGCCTGGCTTTGGCCGCGCTCCTCATAGCCCTCGTCTGGCCGGGGGTGGTCATGGATATTTCTTTTCAACTCTCTTTCCTCGCGGTGCTCTTCATCGTGTGGGGCTCGCGCAAGATGCTGGAGTGGTGGCCGGCCGAGCGCCGGCGCGACGAGCTGCCGCAGGAGCGGAGTCGCTGGCGCCCTTTGATGCGGCGGGCGGTTCTCTATCTCGCCGTTCCGCTCTTGGCCACCGTCGGTACCGGCCCGATGATCGCGCACCACTTCGGCCATCTTTCGTGGGCGGGCTTTATTTCCAATCCCCTCGTTGTGCCGCTGGTCGGCTTCGTCATCGTCCCACTCGGCCTGGTCATCGGCTTCTTCGCCGTGACGGCGCCGGCGCTGGCTGCGCCTTTCGTCTCGGCGGCCGCGCCGTTATCCGCGCTGCTCCATCAAACGGTTCACTATCTTGCGCGATTGCCGATGGCGAATTTGGCTGTGCCGCTGCCCAATTACTGGGAAGTCGCGCTATTGTACGCGGCGATTTTATCCGTTCTGCTCTTTCGCCGTCCGGCCCAACTCGCCATCGCGCTCGGCTTCGGTTCTCTCCTGATTCTAGGCGACGGCTACTATTGGTGGCAGGAACGGTGGCATCGAAAGGAGCTTAGAGTCACGCATCTCAGTGTCGGCCACGGCGACGCAGCCGTGGTCGAGTTTCCCGGCTCGCGGGTTCTGTTGATCGACGCTGGCGGCTCGGCCGGCGGCGAATTCGATATCGGGGGCGCAATCGTCGCGCCCTTTTTGCGCTCGCGCAAGATTTTGAAAGTCGACTATTTGCTGGTCAGTCATCCCCGAGTGGACCATTACGGCGGGATGAGAACCGTCGTGGAAGAATTTGCGCCGGTGGAATTCTGGTCCGGACCGGGCAAGGGGCGTACGGCCCGTTACGAGGATCTGGAGGGCGCCGTGGAGCGCTCGGGCGTCAAAAGAATTTATCTCGGCAGCCGGGAACCGTGCCGCGAAGTCGAAGGGGTGAAACTCTGCGTGGTTTATCCTCCGGACGACGACAACGACGAGGGCTCGGTGGTTTTACGCCTGAGCTTCGATCGCGTCCGCTTTCTCTTCGGCAGCGATATCGACGGTAGGGACGAGAAGCTTCTGCTTGCCGACGGGGCGAACATCTCCAGCGCTGTCGTCAAGGCGCCCCGTCACGGCAGCGTGAGCTCCAGCACGGATGCCTTTGTCGCCGCGGTGAAGCCGCGCTTGGCGATATTTTCCGTCGGCTCGCGCAACGGCCTGCCGCACGAGAACGTTCTCGGGCGCTACGCGGCCGCGGGGGCGAAGATTTTACGCACGGATCAGGACGGCGCGATCACGATCGAAACCGACGGGCGCCGCATCCGCTACCGAACTTATCGGAGCGGGAAGAGGGGAGAGCTGGGTTATTGACGGGAATCCCTACTTCGCGCGCTTCGTAATACTATGCTTAATAGTTTTCGCGGTTTGTGCAAATTATTTGACGGCCCGGAACTCTGGGACGCGGGGATTTGCTCGCGCCAAGACGCCAAGAACGCAAAGTTAAAAGATTTTTGTCTTGGCGGCCTTTGCGCCTTTGCGCGAGATATTTCGACTTTTGGTTGCGGCTCCGCCGCGCTGTGCTCTTCGTGGTGAGAGGATATTAACCGCGAAAGATCAGCCAAAAAGAGAGGCTGATCAGCCTCAGGCTGACACGAAGGTCTCGAAGGGAATGCAAAACGACTCGCGCAAAGGCGCGCCCTCACCCCTGCCCTCTCCTGCGTACGGGAGAGGGTGAGAGAGAGGGTAATCTCGCGCAAAGGCGCAAAGAGCGCCAAGGGAATGAGGAACGGTGAGCATTTCATGCCGCCGACCGTGCCGGGACTGCTGGACATTTCCCCGGCCATGGAGTATGGAAATCCGTATTCAATTCATCGATTGGAGAAACATATGAAACGATCGCATCTCGTTGGTTCTTGGTTGCTGTTTCTCTGCCTGTCGCTGATCAGCGTCGGTTTTTTCTCCCAGGCGCAGACGGCTGAGGAATACAAGCCACAGGTCGGCCAGGAAGGTAAGGACGTCGTCTGGGTGCCGTCGCCTCAAGCGCTGGTGGATAAGATGTTGGATATGGCGAAAGTCACGCCGCAAGATTATGTAATCGACTTGGGCTCGGGCGACGGCCGCACGGTCATCACGGCGGCGAAACGCGGCGCCAAGGCCCTCGGCATCGAGTACAACCCGGACATGGTCGAGCTGTCGAAGCGCGCCGCCGCCAAAGAAGGCGTTGCAGACAAGGCGCAGTTTATGAAGGCCGATATTTTCGAGACCGATTTTTCCCAGGCCACGGTGCTCACGTTGTTCTTGCTGCCTGAACTCAACCTCAGGCTCCGTCCCACGATTCTCGACATGAAGCCGGGCACCCGCGTCGTGTCGAATTCCTTCACCATGGGGGAATGGCAGGACGACGAAACGGCCACGCTGGGAGGCCCCAACTGCATGAACTGGTGCACGGCCCATTTCTGGATCGTGCCGGCGAAAGTCGCGGGCACCTGGCAATTGCCGCAGGGTGAGCTCACGCTCAAGCAGGAATTCCAGATGATCTCCGGGTCGCTCAGAAACGGCGGCAAGACGACAGCCATCTCCAACGGCAAGATGCGCGGGGATCAAATCACTTTCAGCGCCGGCGGCGCCCAGTACACCGGCCGCGTCAACGGCAACGGCATCGAGGGGACCGTCAAGGGCGGCAGCGGCGGGAAGTGGACGGCGACAAAGAAATAAAAAGTTTCGGCAGCCGTTTCATTTTTCCTCTTTAATAGCTTGACCAATGACGGCGCCGAGGCCGCGTTTCGGCCTCGGCGCCGTCCCTCCTGATTCACGCGGCCGCTACCTCACAATCTTTCAATTTTTTACATTGACAGGTTCGACGTTCGGCACTAAAGTCGTTGCCGCCGCCGAGGTCGTTCGCTGTTTGGAATGCGGTTCACGCTCTCGTTCTATTCGATCAGAGATTCGGTTGCCGGGCGTAGCGAGTCACTCTCGACGATGGGCTAGGAGGTCCATCCCGGGAAGAGGGGAGGAGCCTAATGGAGATGCTGCTGCTTGCTCTGGTCGCCGCCGCCGTCGTGTGCGGCATTGTTCTTCTTTTGCGTCTGCAAGACATAACCCAGCGTTTGAGTCGAGTCGAGCGCGAGCTTGGCCGCATGTTGCTCCGCCAGAGTGAAGAAGAGACTCGAGGCGTATCCGGCTACGAGCAAGAAAGAAGACCTCCGGCGCAAGCACAGGAACCCACCCAACCGGAGGCCGCGGCTTTCTCATCGCCGGATGAATCTCTGCCGCCGGAGGAAGTTCCGACGCCCGGACCGCTTCCATCTTTCGAACCTTCAAGTGCTGTGGCTCCGTATCCTAATCAGCAAGCGCGGACGTTGCGGGAGCAATGGTCTGCGTTCGAAGTCACGCTCGGAACGAAGTGGCTTAACTGGGCGGGGATCGTGCTGGTGACGATCGGCGTGCTGTTCTTCCTGAAATTCGCCTATGACAACCAGTGGATCGGTCCGCGCGGCAGGATCGCGATCGGCGCGATGCTGGGAGCGGCGGCGCTGATCATCGGCGAAAAGGCCCGCCGCCGCGGCTATCCGATTTTATTCCACACGCTGACCGGCGGCGGCCTGGCGGCTTTCTACGGCTGCGTCTACTTCTCGTTTCAGATTTACCAACTGACAGGACAAACATTATCGTTCTTCATACTGTTGCTCGTTACGGCCCTGGCGCTCGCGCTGTCCGTTGTCCACAACGCGTCGCTCATTTGTCTGTTCGGCCAGCTCGGCGGTTTTCTCAGCCCCATATTGATTTCAACGGGTGAGAATCGTCCGGTGGAGTTGTTCACCTTCGTTGCGATTCTCAATCTCGCCACGATGGG
Coding sequences:
- a CDS encoding cupin domain-containing protein produces the protein MAAQEKQKLWSITPFEKWVEEEGLPIIGGQYVYDVAEVKLAPWERTGCYGALLDLESDPIPGALVSGTGLTAYLCDIPPRGKFKAEKHLYEEVIYIVKGVGGATIWNEGSRKHTFEWQEGSLFATPLNAWHELYNGQGSETARLLVVTNAPAVINLYRSRDFVYRNAHVFSDRFTGAEPDYFNPKGKKLEARFLETNFVANVKTLDLDAWSDRGPGKNMMFMIADGALMAHVSEFPVGTYKKAHSHHMQSGRGGFAGKAHILVLSGEGYDLQWPPADNQHREKINWKEGTLFTAGRGYHQHFNTSNRQARYLAFRTGNPRYSGATGTRYKMTGGEQIEFAQEDPEIRGMFIEELKKQGIPCAMPAT
- a CDS encoding DNA internalization-related competence protein ComEC/Rec2, which codes for MRSDDSDSTQVLFRYPSSWLIAATLALLIGQAIAASPLIFPPVYLSLLLIPLPFIFWRVGFGWAVLCLLSAVALSAGYWRHLQLLEPKFPPDHLRSVIQEDSRLYLEGVLHQEPEKLPQRSRWLVRVLRVWHPTGSQEISGDILLTVRTGSRDWHYGDRIRFWVEPRIPRDNGNPGGFDYAAFLARRGIYATGFLVSDRSVELLSRAPPGAWSALESLRREIRRFIDQSFPSPDDAALMKALVVGDMGGISRETRADFTVAGVNHVLSISGLHVGMLGVVVFLLVRFLGSFSAILLLRFNLLKLATFCSFLAVLFYTALAGAAVPTVRSAIMIGVYELAVLLDREEEVFASLALAALLIALVWPGVVMDISFQLSFLAVLFIVWGSRKMLEWWPAERRRDELPQERSRWRPLMRRAVLYLAVPLLATVGTGPMIAHHFGHLSWAGFISNPLVVPLVGFVIVPLGLVIGFFAVTAPALAAPFVSAAAPLSALLHQTVHYLARLPMANLAVPLPNYWEVALLYAAILSVLLFRRPAQLAIALGFGSLLILGDGYYWWQERWHRKELRVTHLSVGHGDAAVVEFPGSRVLLIDAGGSAGGEFDIGGAIVAPFLRSRKILKVDYLLVSHPRVDHYGGMRTVVEEFAPVEFWSGPGKGRTARYEDLEGAVERSGVKRIYLGSREPCREVEGVKLCVVYPPDDDNDEGSVVLRLSFDRVRFLFGSDIDGRDEKLLLADGANISSAVVKAPRHGSVSSSTDAFVAAVKPRLAIFSVGSRNGLPHENVLGRYAAAGAKILRTDQDGAITIETDGRRIRYRTYRSGKRGELGY
- a CDS encoding class I SAM-dependent methyltransferase, translated to MKRSHLVGSWLLFLCLSLISVGFFSQAQTAEEYKPQVGQEGKDVVWVPSPQALVDKMLDMAKVTPQDYVIDLGSGDGRTVITAAKRGAKALGIEYNPDMVELSKRAAAKEGVADKAQFMKADIFETDFSQATVLTLFLLPELNLRLRPTILDMKPGTRVVSNSFTMGEWQDDETATLGGPNCMNWCTAHFWIVPAKVAGTWQLPQGELTLKQEFQMISGSLRNGGKTTAISNGKMRGDQITFSAGGAQYTGRVNGNGIEGTVKGGSGGKWTATKK